The following proteins come from a genomic window of Rutidosis leptorrhynchoides isolate AG116_Rl617_1_P2 chromosome 10, CSIRO_AGI_Rlap_v1, whole genome shotgun sequence:
- the LOC139870785 gene encoding uncharacterized protein — MDLNTLKSTFLAKVRFCPEYNGNDRMLMEDFHKTLNDDMRKKISLGHSKFEASSALGKKAKSGAESVGILKKGGPGGYTPTCFNCGQKGHYSRDCTNPPSSKITCFNCRKEGHRKSECPELTTGDKSYDNTKRLEKATGLVRGRNFLMTTDDAKKSNDVVSGTFLVNSKPDKVLFDSGADMSIVSLKYEATLDCTSSYIDSPLQVEISDGRFSVASRVYRNCVIVFGTEKFGIDLVPITLGKVDIVVGMDWLNHNRANLVCHEKFLRGAYYFSKIDLRSGYLKFGSVRKILRKRRFERDMGILNSL, encoded by the exons atggacctaaacactcttaagtCAACGTTTCTTGCTAAGGTGCGGTTTTGCCCCGAGTATAACGGTAATGAccgtatgttgatggaagacttCCATAAGACCTTGAATGATGATATGCGTAAGAAGATTAGTCTTGGCCAC AGTAAGTTTGAAGCTAGTAGTGCTCTGGGCAAGAAGGCAAAAAGTGGGGCCGAAAGTGTCGGAATTTTGAAGAAAGGGGGACCGGGAGGTTACACTcctacttgttttaattgtggccaAAAGGGTCACTATTCTCGTGATTGTACCAACCCTCCTTCTAGTAAGATCACTTGCTTTAATTGCCGAAAAGAGGGTCATCGGAAATCCGAATGTCCCGAGTTGACTACGGGTGATAAAAGCTATGACAACACCAAGCGGTTGGAAAAGGCGACGGGGCTCGTGAGGGGCCGAAATTTCTTGATGACTACCGATGATGCTAAGAAGTCCAATGATGTGgtttcaggtactttcttggttaattctaaaccCGATAAGgtgctatttgatagtggtgccgatATGTCCATTGTTTCTTTAAAATATGAGGCTACTTTAGATTGTACTTCAAGTTATATAGACTCTCCGTTACAAGTTGAGATCTCCGATGGTAGGTTCTCGGTGGCTAGTAGGGTGTATAGAAattgtgttattgtttttggaaccGAGAAGTTTGGTATTGACTTGGTTCCTATTACCTTGGGTAAAGTTGAtatcgttgtgggtatggattggctcaatcATAATAGAGCTAATCTTGTGTGTCATGAGAAATTTTTAAGG ggTGCGtattatttctctaagatcgacttgCGATCCGGTTATCTCAAATTCGGATCCgtaaggaagatattgagaaaacggcgttTCGAACGcgatatgggcattttgaattcgttgtga